In Nocardioides sp., the following proteins share a genomic window:
- a CDS encoding SDR family NAD(P)-dependent oxidoreductase — MGIADDRVVIVTGAAAGIGRAHALEFARQGAAVVVNDVASPDGVVAEIEALGGRALANTDDISEWDGAARLVATTVERFGDLHTVVNNAGILRDKMMVGMGPEQWDPVIKVHLRGTFCVSHHAAAYWRAQDKAGTPTDAPRIVNTSSPSGLFGNIGQSNYGAAKAGIAGFTVIVADELARLGVGVNAIAPTALTDMTAGLDAYVDKVRADSERSGFDVGSPDNIAPLVVWLGSPVSEGITGRVFTIKGGEVSVAETWVKGPTATKDDGRWEVDELSTVLPRLVADARPNTTITGVPRS, encoded by the coding sequence ATGGGGATCGCCGACGACCGTGTCGTCATCGTCACGGGAGCAGCTGCGGGCATCGGCCGGGCACACGCGCTCGAGTTCGCCAGACAGGGAGCAGCTGTCGTGGTGAACGACGTCGCCTCCCCCGACGGGGTCGTGGCCGAGATCGAGGCACTGGGTGGTCGCGCGCTGGCCAACACCGACGACATCTCCGAGTGGGACGGCGCCGCACGCCTGGTCGCGACCACGGTCGAGCGGTTCGGGGACCTGCATACGGTGGTCAACAACGCCGGAATCCTGCGCGACAAGATGATGGTGGGCATGGGCCCCGAGCAATGGGACCCGGTGATCAAGGTCCACCTGCGCGGGACGTTCTGCGTCAGCCACCACGCGGCTGCCTACTGGCGCGCCCAGGACAAGGCCGGAACCCCGACGGACGCCCCGAGGATCGTGAATACCTCCTCGCCGTCTGGGCTCTTCGGCAACATCGGCCAATCGAACTATGGAGCGGCCAAGGCAGGGATCGCAGGGTTCACCGTGATCGTCGCCGACGAGCTCGCCCGGCTTGGCGTGGGCGTCAACGCGATAGCTCCCACCGCCTTGACCGACATGACCGCAGGCCTCGACGCCTATGTCGACAAGGTCCGCGCCGACAGCGAGCGCAGCGGGTTCGACGTGGGTTCGCCCGACAACATCGCCCCACTCGTCGTCTGGCTCGGGTCGCCCGTGAGCGAGGGCATCACCGGCCGGGTCTTCACGATCAAGGGGGGCGAGGTCAGCGTGGCCGAGACGTGGGTCAAGGGGCCGACCGCGACGAAGGACGACGGAAGGTGGGAGGTCGACGAGTTGAGCACCGTGCTTCCGCGTCTGGTGGCCGACGCGCGACCCAACACCACGATCACGGGGGTGCCGCGATCGTGA
- a CDS encoding MaoC family dehydratase → MTEAVRVFDSLDELRAAVGEDLGTGEWVTIDQERISAFADVTEDWQWIHVDAERAAKGPYGATIAHGYLTLAMVPVLGGRIFRVDGPSMAVNYGVNKVRFPQPVTAGSRIRAVATLLSVEDIPAGVQAIIRYTIEIEGQTKPACVAETVRVMVP, encoded by the coding sequence GTGACCGAGGCAGTACGTGTCTTCGATTCCCTCGACGAGCTTCGGGCTGCGGTTGGTGAGGACCTCGGCACCGGCGAGTGGGTCACCATCGATCAAGAGCGCATCTCGGCCTTCGCGGACGTGACCGAGGACTGGCAGTGGATCCATGTCGACGCGGAGCGCGCCGCGAAGGGTCCGTACGGCGCGACCATTGCGCATGGCTACCTCACCCTCGCGATGGTGCCGGTGCTGGGCGGAAGGATCTTCCGAGTCGACGGGCCCTCGATGGCCGTCAATTACGGGGTCAACAAAGTGCGCTTCCCACAACCCGTCACTGCCGGTTCGCGGATTCGTGCCGTGGCCACCTTGCTCAGTGTCGAGGACATTCCGGCCGGGGTGCAGGCGATCATCCGCTACACGATCGAGATCGAGGGTCAGACCAAGCCCGCGTGTGTAGCCGAGACCGTACGCGTGATGGTGCCCTGA
- a CDS encoding nuclear transport factor 2 family protein, giving the protein MSTLTRDEIERLERERWIALMGADLTTLASLYADDLVYTHSNGVRDTKESFLELLRSGTLRYVGLEPSATTINIHGELAVVTGDVAIEALTRAGTYESTVGYTAVWARIGDDVMHVAWHSSPKAG; this is encoded by the coding sequence ATGAGCACGCTGACCCGCGACGAGATCGAGCGACTCGAACGCGAGCGCTGGATCGCCCTGATGGGCGCGGACCTGACGACACTCGCCTCGTTGTATGCCGACGATCTGGTCTATACCCACTCCAACGGCGTGCGCGACACCAAGGAATCCTTCCTGGAACTGCTGCGCAGCGGCACCTTGCGCTATGTCGGTCTGGAGCCGAGCGCGACTACGATCAACATCCACGGCGAGCTCGCGGTCGTCACCGGAGATGTCGCGATCGAGGCGCTGACGCGAGCGGGCACCTATGAGTCGACCGTGGGCTACACGGCCGTGTGGGCCCGGATCGGCGACGACGTCATGCATGTCGCCTGGCATTCGTCACCGAAGGCCGGTTGA
- a CDS encoding universal stress protein, which produces MANLIVVGTDGTETANLAVQRAADLARDTGAQLHVISAYAAEAPVSLAEGGRLRESDVAIELAEQSAALVRGTVPGLTTAAVQGTPADGLVKEAERLDASMIVVGNKRVQGFARVLGSVAAGVAHHAPCDVLIVRTH; this is translated from the coding sequence ATGGCCAACCTGATCGTCGTCGGCACCGACGGCACGGAGACCGCAAATCTCGCTGTCCAGCGCGCGGCTGACCTTGCCCGAGACACGGGCGCTCAGCTGCATGTGATCAGTGCGTACGCCGCGGAAGCTCCGGTGTCGCTCGCAGAGGGTGGGCGTCTTCGCGAATCCGACGTCGCGATCGAACTCGCCGAGCAGTCCGCGGCCTTGGTCCGGGGAACCGTCCCCGGGCTCACTACTGCGGCCGTGCAGGGCACACCCGCCGATGGCCTGGTCAAGGAGGCCGAACGCCTCGACGCCAGCATGATCGTGGTGGGCAACAAACGGGTCCAGGGCTTCGCTCGCGTGCTCGGCAGCGTGGCGGCCGGAGTGGCACACCACGCACCGTGCGACGTCCTGATCGTGCGCACCCACTGA
- a CDS encoding amidohydrolase family protein translates to MTDSLLLRDVEVEGRRTHVLVSRGRVVELGTDPRSHRGDVIEGHGGALLPGLHDHHLHLNAMAAERRSLNLATDAITSPTQLGDALRNAAGDGWIRAVGYHESLAGPLDRDRLDEWISDRPVRVQHRSGALWMLNSRAVREVSSALDDSPDVERWADGRPTGRLWRYDQRLLSALPDESDEQRSALRAVAARLRSRGITGVTDATPDLDDAALDMLTAVHPLRVHVLGIAPESQLPPGFSRGPRKILLRDHDLPTYADLVALLDPMGHGVERRPVAVHCVTRESLILTVAALREIGSVRGDRIEHGAITPPELDEELAALGLCVVTQSDFIRTRGDLYLREVSPDDQPYLYRWAGLARAGVRVAGSSDAPYGDVDPWQVIRSAGARRTRTGVVISGDEGVDAETALTSYLSTPEDPGGTARRVRPGAVADLCLLTRPLVDVLRDPRADWVRLTLVDGKVD, encoded by the coding sequence ATGACCGACAGCCTGCTCCTGCGTGACGTGGAGGTGGAGGGGCGTCGCACGCACGTGCTCGTCTCACGAGGGCGCGTCGTCGAGCTCGGGACAGACCCGCGATCACATCGCGGCGACGTGATCGAGGGGCACGGGGGCGCTCTCCTCCCCGGCCTGCACGATCACCACCTCCACCTCAACGCGATGGCCGCCGAGCGACGTTCCCTCAACCTCGCAACGGACGCGATCACGTCGCCCACGCAGTTGGGCGATGCCTTGCGCAACGCTGCCGGAGACGGCTGGATCCGAGCGGTGGGGTATCACGAGTCACTGGCCGGCCCGCTCGACCGAGACCGGTTGGACGAGTGGATCTCGGATCGACCGGTCCGGGTGCAGCACCGCAGCGGAGCGCTGTGGATGCTGAACTCGCGCGCGGTGCGGGAGGTGTCGTCCGCGCTGGACGACAGTCCCGACGTGGAACGCTGGGCGGACGGGCGACCGACCGGACGGCTCTGGCGATATGACCAGCGGCTGCTCAGCGCGCTCCCGGACGAATCCGACGAGCAGCGTTCAGCCCTGCGCGCTGTGGCAGCCCGGCTGCGCTCGAGGGGGATCACCGGAGTCACCGATGCGACTCCCGACCTCGACGATGCCGCGCTCGACATGCTGACAGCCGTCCATCCGTTGCGCGTCCACGTGCTCGGAATCGCCCCCGAGTCGCAGTTGCCGCCGGGCTTCAGCCGGGGTCCGCGCAAGATCCTCCTGCGCGATCACGACCTTCCGACCTACGCCGATCTCGTGGCGCTCCTGGACCCCATGGGCCATGGCGTCGAGCGCCGTCCGGTCGCGGTGCACTGCGTGACACGCGAGTCGTTGATTCTCACCGTCGCTGCATTGCGTGAGATCGGCAGCGTTCGCGGTGATCGCATCGAGCACGGCGCGATCACGCCCCCGGAACTCGACGAAGAACTCGCCGCACTGGGCCTGTGCGTGGTCACCCAATCCGATTTCATCCGCACCCGAGGCGATCTCTATCTGCGTGAGGTGTCACCCGATGACCAGCCGTATCTGTATCGCTGGGCAGGCCTGGCGCGCGCGGGTGTGCGGGTGGCCGGGTCTAGCGACGCCCCCTACGGCGACGTGGATCCGTGGCAGGTCATCAGGTCCGCCGGAGCCAGGAGAACGCGAACGGGCGTCGTGATCAGCGGCGACGAGGGAGTCGACGCCGAGACGGCCCTGACGTCCTACCTCAGCACTCCCGAGGATCCCGGGGGGACTGCGCGTCGGGTGCGGCCGGGCGCGGTCGCGGATCTCTGCCTGCTCACCCGACCCCTCGTCGACGTGCTGCGCGACCCTCGCGCGGACTGGGTGCGGCTCACCCTTGTGGACGGCAAGGTGGACTAA
- a CDS encoding CoA transferase, which yields MSASDAALASWAASGAMWLTGRPDGPPMTSPGAPATRIATDLSALADATTRRTGSTPRLPDCRLLGERAAIAGLTRQGPWSCGGSFRALPTVDSWLGISLARPSDLDLVPALLEVDEIGDPWAELAEWAKGRTTDEAAARVALLGLPGRGVRTTPPKLDRGAVVHTPGGVRARVRERPLVLDFTSLWAGPLCAHLLGLGGAEVIKVESVSRLDGARRGPKAFFDLLHHGHRSVTVDFADPAQRAALLELARTADVILEASRPRALAALGLPATDLVADGLIWVSITAQGRDVDAVGFGDDVAAGAGLVALDHEEVLPCGDALADPLAGVAAARATAQALLEDHGALLDVSMHAVSTEAGAGGPIGAEVEAAGPTSWRVRSAGPWHEVAVPSARTPAGIAAAPGAHNGEVFRR from the coding sequence ATGAGTGCCTCTGACGCCGCGCTCGCAAGTTGGGCGGCCTCGGGGGCGATGTGGCTGACCGGACGCCCCGACGGTCCACCGATGACCTCCCCCGGCGCTCCGGCAACCCGGATTGCCACGGATCTCTCGGCACTTGCCGACGCGACTACCCGGCGTACGGGATCGACGCCACGGCTCCCGGACTGTCGCCTGCTCGGGGAACGCGCCGCCATCGCGGGACTTACTCGTCAGGGGCCATGGTCGTGCGGGGGCAGTTTTCGTGCCCTGCCCACCGTGGACAGCTGGTTGGGCATCTCGTTGGCAAGGCCAAGTGATCTCGACCTCGTGCCCGCCCTCCTCGAGGTGGACGAGATCGGCGACCCTTGGGCCGAGTTGGCCGAGTGGGCGAAGGGTCGCACCACCGACGAGGCGGCGGCCCGCGTGGCGCTGCTCGGTCTCCCCGGTCGCGGCGTACGCACAACCCCACCGAAGCTCGACCGCGGCGCTGTCGTGCACACACCAGGCGGCGTACGGGCGCGCGTACGAGAGCGTCCGCTCGTCCTTGACTTCACGTCTTTGTGGGCGGGGCCGCTGTGCGCCCACCTCCTGGGGTTGGGTGGCGCGGAGGTGATCAAGGTCGAGAGCGTGAGCCGGCTCGACGGTGCGCGTCGCGGCCCGAAAGCGTTCTTCGATCTGTTGCACCACGGGCACCGGTCGGTCACGGTGGACTTCGCCGACCCCGCCCAGCGTGCTGCGCTGCTCGAACTCGCGCGCACGGCAGATGTCATCTTGGAGGCGTCACGACCCCGTGCGCTTGCCGCACTCGGCCTGCCGGCGACCGACCTCGTCGCGGACGGTCTGATCTGGGTCTCCATCACCGCACAGGGCAGGGACGTCGACGCGGTCGGATTCGGCGACGACGTGGCCGCCGGCGCAGGCCTCGTCGCACTCGACCACGAGGAGGTGCTGCCGTGCGGGGATGCCTTGGCTGACCCACTCGCAGGCGTGGCAGCCGCGAGGGCGACAGCGCAGGCCCTGCTGGAAGACCACGGCGCGCTCCTCGACGTCTCGATGCACGCCGTGAGCACCGAAGCAGGTGCCGGGGGCCCCATCGGAGCCGAGGTCGAGGCTGCAGGACCGACTAGCTGGCGCGTGCGATCAGCCGGCCCCTGGCACGAGGTCGCGGTTCCGTCAGCCCGCACTCCAGCGGGGATCGCCGCGGCTCCGGGCGCCCACAACGGCGAGGTCTTCCGACGATGA
- a CDS encoding enoyl-CoA hydratase/isomerase family protein, which yields MRRVDLADLSDFGSDDAALLIRLDGLSPDLARRAAVRLPASGAGSTRPVLIGWSQQPLPQWSEPLLKRLDFTLAPDGPGRCWLNAGDDFVEHVNRTVAHAPLASRLFARLLRVGERLDVESALEMESLAYSALLASDEFEQWRIATPARAVPASPEPVLMARDGAVLEVRLNRPERHNAFGRQVRDALLEALALAALDHSLERVELTGTGPSFCSGGDLDEFGTAGSPVAAHLVRMEQSAGLAIHRMAERVRPTLHGACIGAGIEIPSFATHVRARANAWFQLPEVSMGLIPGAGGTVSIPRRIGRWRTAAMAMSGRPIDLDTALEWGLVDECL from the coding sequence ATGAGGCGCGTCGATCTCGCGGACCTCTCCGACTTCGGGTCCGACGATGCGGCTCTCCTGATCCGACTCGACGGCCTGTCACCCGACCTGGCGCGACGAGCCGCCGTACGACTGCCTGCCTCCGGCGCGGGGTCTACTCGACCTGTGCTGATCGGGTGGTCCCAACAGCCACTCCCCCAGTGGTCCGAGCCGCTGCTGAAACGCCTCGACTTCACCCTGGCTCCCGACGGACCCGGACGATGCTGGCTGAACGCCGGCGACGATTTCGTAGAGCACGTCAACAGGACGGTGGCGCATGCCCCGTTGGCAAGCAGGCTGTTCGCCCGCCTGCTGCGCGTCGGGGAGCGACTCGACGTCGAGTCGGCCCTCGAGATGGAATCGTTGGCGTACTCGGCACTCCTGGCCTCCGACGAGTTCGAGCAATGGCGAATCGCAACCCCAGCGCGGGCCGTGCCCGCGTCACCTGAGCCGGTGCTGATGGCGCGCGACGGCGCGGTGCTCGAGGTCAGGTTAAACCGGCCCGAGCGGCACAACGCGTTCGGTCGCCAGGTGCGCGACGCTCTGCTGGAGGCCCTCGCCCTCGCGGCACTCGACCACTCTCTGGAGAGGGTGGAACTCACCGGCACCGGACCTTCCTTCTGCAGCGGCGGCGACCTCGACGAGTTCGGGACGGCGGGCTCGCCGGTGGCTGCGCACCTGGTCCGGATGGAGCAGAGCGCCGGCCTGGCGATCCACCGGATGGCCGAGCGCGTCCGCCCGACCTTGCATGGTGCGTGCATCGGCGCGGGCATCGAGATCCCGTCCTTCGCCACACACGTGCGCGCTCGCGCAAACGCGTGGTTCCAACTGCCCGAAGTCTCGATGGGTCTGATCCCCGGCGCGGGCGGCACGGTCTCCATCCCGCGCCGGATCGGGCGATGGCGTACGGCCGCCATGGCGATGTCGGGACGTCCGATCGACCTGGACACTGCACTGGAGTGGGGACTCGTCGATGAGTGCCTCTGA
- a CDS encoding enoyl-CoA hydratase-related protein, whose translation MTDPVLSTVADGIAHLELNRPEAANAFDMALATALFEAVEWAAGEDQVRAVLLTGSGPRFCAGGDVASFLAGDDVETELRHLALAVDRAVRALEGLAKPVVAAVHGAVAGAGLPLMLSADVVVADPGTKFVFAYPGIGLSPDAGASYLLPRAMGQQRALAFALTGEVLTAQGAQASGLVTQVAEGAADVARGIAQQWAGGPATALGHARRLLRAGWQMEREEMGIEEARTISNLVNGAEAKALIAKFLSR comes from the coding sequence ATGACCGACCCCGTGCTCTCTACCGTTGCCGACGGTATCGCTCATCTCGAACTGAACCGGCCAGAAGCAGCCAACGCCTTCGACATGGCGCTGGCGACTGCCCTCTTCGAGGCGGTCGAGTGGGCCGCTGGTGAGGACCAGGTCCGCGCAGTCCTGCTGACCGGGTCGGGGCCACGTTTTTGCGCGGGGGGAGACGTGGCGAGTTTCTTGGCAGGCGACGACGTCGAAACCGAGCTTCGGCATCTTGCGCTCGCAGTGGACCGAGCCGTGCGCGCGCTGGAGGGGCTGGCCAAGCCCGTCGTCGCCGCCGTGCATGGTGCCGTCGCCGGGGCGGGACTGCCGCTGATGCTCTCTGCCGATGTGGTGGTGGCCGATCCCGGCACGAAGTTCGTCTTCGCCTATCCGGGCATCGGGCTCAGCCCCGATGCGGGTGCGTCCTACCTGCTGCCGCGCGCGATGGGCCAGCAGCGTGCCCTTGCGTTCGCGCTGACCGGCGAGGTGCTCACAGCGCAAGGGGCGCAGGCGTCCGGCTTGGTCACGCAGGTCGCCGAGGGTGCAGCCGACGTGGCGCGCGGCATCGCTCAGCAGTGGGCCGGTGGGCCGGCCACGGCGCTGGGGCATGCGCGACGTCTGCTGCGCGCCGGTTGGCAGATGGAACGGGAGGAGATGGGCATCGAGGAGGCTCGCACGATCTCCAACCTCGTCAACGGTGCGGAGGCCAAGGCCCTGATTGCGAAGTTCCTTTCGCGGTGA
- a CDS encoding VOC family protein — translation MTTAAGTVVGIWHAGLTVTSLEDSLRFYRDGLGLHVQLIREVDVAAGEALWGTARPRARVAFLDVPGSDTQLELFEFDPVVTGDEPLEPWQVRHSHVCFYVTDLESLCKRLSSLGYRFRSARPVALAKGSLEGALAIYAIDPDGVSVELYERPS, via the coding sequence ATGACCACCGCGGCAGGCACCGTGGTCGGCATCTGGCACGCGGGCTTGACGGTGACGAGCCTCGAAGATTCGCTGCGCTTCTATCGCGACGGACTGGGGTTGCACGTGCAGCTGATTCGAGAGGTCGACGTTGCGGCGGGAGAGGCGCTCTGGGGCACCGCGCGACCACGGGCGCGAGTCGCCTTCCTCGACGTTCCGGGCAGTGACACCCAACTGGAACTGTTCGAGTTCGATCCCGTTGTCACCGGCGATGAGCCGCTGGAGCCGTGGCAGGTCCGACATTCTCATGTGTGTTTCTATGTCACGGATCTGGAGTCCCTGTGCAAGCGTTTGTCCAGCCTGGGCTATCGATTTCGCTCCGCACGGCCGGTAGCACTGGCGAAGGGATCCCTCGAAGGGGCCCTGGCCATCTACGCGATAGATCCTGACGGCGTTTCCGTGGAGCTATACGAACGCCCCTCCTGA
- a CDS encoding SDR family NAD(P)-dependent oxidoreductase, whose amino-acid sequence MNASPDQQPRVALVTGAGAGLGAEVARLFAESGHTVIVSDLDPDSGQALTQELRDSGARAHFVRCDVADEAQIAALVTETVRQAGRLDFAVNNAGIAPDRQPLLDLDVAAFDRVIAVNLRSIALCMKHQARQFVAQGELAGSIVNIGSTSSVRPQPNQAGYVAAKHGVLGLTKAGAIELAQHGIRVNAVLPGGMDTPMIRQARAGRDLSADAGESRLSLFGRLAHPREVAEAVVWLSSDKASYITGASLAADSGYLAR is encoded by the coding sequence GTGAACGCCAGCCCTGACCAGCAACCAAGAGTCGCCCTCGTGACCGGCGCAGGAGCCGGCCTGGGCGCCGAGGTCGCCCGGCTCTTCGCCGAGAGTGGTCACACGGTGATCGTGTCCGACCTCGATCCGGACAGCGGACAGGCGCTCACCCAGGAGTTGCGCGACTCCGGCGCGCGGGCCCATTTCGTACGCTGCGACGTCGCCGACGAAGCGCAGATCGCCGCGCTCGTCACCGAGACGGTTCGTCAAGCCGGACGCCTGGACTTCGCGGTGAACAACGCCGGCATCGCGCCGGACAGGCAGCCACTCCTGGACCTCGACGTCGCCGCGTTCGACCGGGTGATCGCGGTGAATCTGCGCTCCATCGCGCTTTGCATGAAGCACCAAGCGCGCCAGTTCGTCGCACAGGGCGAACTGGCGGGCAGCATCGTAAATATCGGCTCGACGAGTTCCGTGCGTCCGCAACCGAATCAGGCTGGCTACGTCGCCGCCAAGCACGGCGTGTTGGGACTCACCAAGGCCGGTGCTATCGAGCTGGCCCAGCACGGCATCCGGGTCAATGCCGTGTTGCCCGGGGGCATGGACACTCCGATGATCCGCCAGGCGAGAGCCGGTCGCGATCTCTCCGCCGACGCGGGCGAGAGTCGGCTGAGCCTGTTCGGTCGACTGGCTCACCCACGCGAGGTAGCAGAGGCGGTCGTGTGGCTGAGCTCGGACAAGGCTTCGTACATCACGGGAGCCAGTCTGGCTGCCGACTCCGGGTACCTCGCGCGATGA
- a CDS encoding MFS transporter, giving the protein MSRTSLWSPTFVGSALVMFGLSCNFFVLVPVTVLLVAHRYDASVAWGGAAAGALLVGAVIARPLAGPALHGRSLGAAGVGSSAVIVASSAALLLPVPIEVFIALRVLTGIAFAIGSTAALTAAVQAVHTSRRGEATGYFGLSNSLAGAVGPATGLAMAHNLGYDAAIWAVVAFGLVSLAAATFIEKPAETTGPSTGPGTGWLRFFEPRVLPLCALVILIGIPYSGLFSFIDPYVNEQGVAGGATTFYLAYSLMFVVVRPFSGRAMDRGSATRVLLPSLTAIASGVLVLSFAGSHLVMAFAGLLCGTGIGMAMAATTVVAVQLAPDQRLPQSVSTFYLFLDLSVAAGPVLLGLLLPSLGYEWLFRSLALTSACAVVLLLALQRRALLGGAAPDSDQSLSPRQENARERQP; this is encoded by the coding sequence ATGAGTCGGACCAGCCTCTGGAGCCCCACCTTCGTGGGCTCTGCGTTGGTGATGTTCGGACTCTCGTGCAACTTCTTCGTCCTCGTGCCGGTCACGGTGCTCCTTGTCGCGCATCGTTATGACGCTTCGGTCGCATGGGGCGGCGCTGCGGCGGGCGCGCTGTTGGTCGGTGCGGTGATCGCGCGGCCACTGGCAGGCCCCGCCCTGCACGGCCGGTCGCTGGGTGCCGCCGGCGTGGGCTCGTCGGCCGTCATCGTGGCCTCCAGTGCCGCCCTCCTCCTGCCGGTGCCGATCGAGGTCTTCATCGCGTTGCGCGTGCTGACCGGGATCGCGTTCGCTATCGGCTCGACCGCCGCCCTCACGGCCGCGGTGCAGGCCGTACACACGTCACGGCGAGGAGAGGCGACCGGGTACTTCGGACTCAGCAACTCGCTGGCAGGCGCCGTCGGACCGGCTACGGGACTGGCAATGGCTCACAACCTGGGGTACGACGCGGCGATCTGGGCGGTGGTCGCGTTTGGCCTGGTGAGCCTCGCTGCCGCGACCTTCATCGAGAAGCCTGCGGAGACGACCGGACCGTCGACTGGACCGGGCACGGGGTGGTTGCGCTTCTTCGAGCCACGCGTGCTGCCCCTGTGCGCCCTCGTGATCTTGATCGGCATCCCCTATTCGGGACTGTTCAGCTTCATCGATCCCTACGTCAACGAGCAAGGAGTCGCCGGCGGCGCCACCACGTTCTATTTGGCGTACTCCCTGATGTTCGTCGTGGTGCGGCCCTTCAGCGGCCGGGCCATGGACCGCGGCTCCGCGACCAGGGTCCTGCTGCCCTCCCTCACCGCGATCGCGAGCGGAGTGCTGGTGTTGAGCTTCGCCGGGTCTCATCTGGTCATGGCGTTCGCCGGCCTTCTGTGCGGCACCGGGATCGGCATGGCCATGGCCGCCACCACCGTCGTCGCCGTCCAGTTGGCCCCCGATCAGCGCCTGCCGCAGTCTGTGTCGACGTTCTATCTCTTCTTGGATCTCTCCGTCGCGGCCGGCCCGGTGCTGCTCGGCCTGCTGCTGCCCTCCCTCGGGTACGAGTGGCTCTTCCGCAGCCTCGCCCTCACCAGCGCCTGCGCCGTCGTACTGCTGCTCGCACTCCAGCGGCGTGCCCTGCTGGGCGGCGCCGCTCCCGATTCAGATCAGAGCCTCTCACCACGACAGGAGAACGCACGTGAACGCCAGCCCTGA
- the dctP gene encoding TRAP transporter substrate-binding protein DctP codes for METEVTTNPKRLLGAATALGLTLAISACAEEGGGKDDSATGDGVAYGAPLEDWKAAFADVDPITVNAQSSAPEGSPVGKMYEDYFKEVEEWSDGKITFEIAFSNAVAETLEVDDALRDGRLDMGNVLYVYEADQYPFNAALGDASFIGDQAPAINPLQLHGAMNQIALESDQFASELEEQGLVPILPWFSGDANGIECSEARSSMADFKGVQTVAAGRVNSLELKALSAAPVSMPYTELFEALQRGTVDCSLNSMRVASLMGLIDISPNFTIDETVGLSKTPGGWLVSKNFWDELPLVAQQLLFDKSRTILDVNITGSTQFQVDGLAAIQEAGGTVSPFSNDAREALEGAHAEALDAMAADSKIEDGAALVSELESKTDEWASKVRDLGFDGEVGFADFSAWHEENGFDLTEYLDTLYDDVVSKHRPS; via the coding sequence ATGGAGACCGAAGTGACCACGAACCCCAAGCGCCTCTTGGGCGCGGCCACCGCGCTCGGCCTGACGCTGGCGATCAGCGCCTGTGCCGAGGAGGGCGGCGGCAAGGACGACAGCGCCACCGGCGACGGCGTCGCGTACGGCGCCCCCCTCGAGGACTGGAAGGCGGCCTTCGCCGACGTCGATCCGATCACGGTCAACGCGCAGAGCTCGGCGCCCGAAGGCTCGCCGGTCGGCAAGATGTACGAGGACTACTTCAAAGAGGTCGAGGAGTGGTCTGACGGCAAGATCACGTTCGAGATCGCCTTCTCCAACGCGGTCGCCGAGACCCTCGAGGTCGATGACGCTCTTCGCGACGGTCGCCTCGACATGGGCAACGTGCTCTATGTCTACGAAGCCGACCAGTACCCCTTCAACGCTGCGCTCGGCGACGCCTCCTTCATCGGCGACCAGGCTCCGGCGATCAACCCGCTGCAGTTGCACGGCGCGATGAACCAGATCGCCCTGGAGAGCGACCAGTTCGCCAGTGAGTTGGAGGAGCAGGGCCTCGTCCCGATCCTGCCGTGGTTCAGCGGTGACGCGAACGGCATCGAGTGCAGCGAGGCGCGTTCGAGCATGGCGGACTTCAAGGGCGTGCAGACGGTCGCGGCCGGTCGGGTGAACTCACTCGAACTCAAGGCGCTGTCGGCCGCTCCGGTCTCGATGCCGTACACCGAACTCTTCGAGGCACTCCAGCGCGGCACCGTGGACTGCTCGCTCAACAGCATGCGCGTGGCCTCCTTGATGGGCCTGATCGACATCTCCCCCAACTTCACCATCGACGAGACGGTCGGATTGTCCAAGACCCCCGGCGGCTGGCTGGTGTCGAAGAACTTCTGGGACGAGCTTCCGTTGGTCGCCCAGCAGTTGCTCTTCGACAAGTCGCGCACGATCCTCGACGTCAACATCACCGGGTCCACCCAGTTCCAGGTCGACGGCTTGGCCGCGATCCAGGAAGCGGGCGGCACGGTCTCACCCTTCTCCAACGACGCGCGTGAGGCTCTCGAGGGCGCACACGCGGAGGCACTGGACGCGATGGCGGCCGACAGCAAGATCGAGGACGGTGCGGCACTGGTGTCCGAACTCGAATCGAAGACCGACGAGTGGGCCAGCAAGGTGCGTGACCTCGGCTTCGACGGTGAGGTCGGCTTCGCCGACTTCTCGGCCTGGCACGAGGAGAACGGGTTCGACCTGACGGAGTACCTGGACACGCTCTACGACGACGTCGTGTCCAAGCACCGCCCCTCCTGA